The DNA segment AGACAAAGGACATCAAGCCTGATGTTACAGCGGGGTTGAGTCTGGGTGAATATACGGCACTTTATGCAGCAGGCGTGATCAGCTTTGAGGACGGCTTGAAGCTCGTGCAGAAGCGCGGCAACGCGATGCAGGAAGCAGCCGACGCGACTGACGGCTCGATGGTGAGCATCATTGGACTGGAACCTGAAAAGGTCGATGAGCTGTGCGAAGAAGCCGCACAGGGCGAATTGCTCAAGGGCGCAAATTACAATTGCCCCGGCCAGGTCGTCGTGAGCGGTGCCAAGGGCGCCTGCGAGCGAGCGTTGGGTCTTGCTGAGAAATACGGCGCGATGAAGGCGGTAGAATTGAAGGTCGCCGGTGCGTTTCACACTGAGATGATGGCCCCTGCCGGAGACAAACTCAAGGACGCTCTGGATAGCTGCGATGTCAACGAGCCTGCGGATACCAAGGTGATCGCAAATGTGACGGCGGATTATTACAGTGATTCGCAGTCAATACGCAGCGGATTGGTTAATCAGCTCGTCAAGCCTATACTCTGGCAGAAATGCATGGAGAAGCTTCTGGGCGAGGGCGTGGAAGAGTTTTATGAGATCGGCCCGGGAAGGGTTTTGACTGGCCTTATGAGAAGAATCCACCGCAAGACACGGGTTAAGAATATAAGCAAGGCAGAGGCTGTAAAGGACCTCCAGGCCAAGCTCTCCGGTAAATAGAACAAGAATATCATTCTTTGATAGTTGGAGCAAAGTAACAAGATGTCTGATAAGAGATTAGCAGTCGTCACAGGTGCCGCAAGAGGCATCGGACGAGCGATAGTAATGGAACTTCTGAATCAGGGCCACGATGTTGTTGGTCTGGACATTAATACAGAACAGCTCGCTGAGCTTGAGAAAGCGTCCGGCGAGGCGGGTTATCAGGTCAAGACCGCAGCGGTTGACATAACAGACACTGCGAAGCTGACCGAAACTCTGACCCAGATCGACAAAGACGGCGGCGGGATCGGTATTCTCGTCAACAACGCCGGGATTACCAGGGATAAACTGATGATGCAGATGGACGAGGACGACTATGATATTCTGATGTCCGTCAATCTGCGTGCGGCGTTTATGGCGACCAAGGCTGTATTGCGATCGATGATCCGGAACAAGTTCGGCAGAATCATCAATATCAGCTCCGTTGCAGGCGTGATGGGGCAGGCAGGTTCGGCCAACTATGCGGCTAGCAAGTCGGGTTTGATCGGTATGTCGAAGTCTATCGCACGCGAAGTGGGCAAGAAAGGCGTAACCGCCAACTGTATCGCACCGGGCTTTATACAGACAGAGATGACGGAAGTACTCGCTGATGCGGTCAAGAAGGCTGCAATGCAGGCTATACCCATGAAAAAGCTCGGTAAACCCGAAGATATTGCGAAAACAGTAGCATTTCTTGCAAGCGATGACGCAGGGTACATCACAGGGCAGGTGCTCTGCGTTGACGGCGGGATGGCAATGTAAGAAAAATGTAAAAAAGTGTTTGTAACGATGACACAACGCCGGTATATTACCGCGGAAAAGTGTGGTAAAGTTGGGCTGAGTGGCCCAAATCGTATTTGAGAAAAGATATTTAACCGTTTGATTTTAAAGGAGATACCAGTGGCTGATATTGATGTTGCACAGATCGAAGCCAAGGTGATCGAGATCGTAAGCGAACAGATGGGTGTCGATAAGAGCGAAGTTACTCGCGACACTTCCTTCATCAATGATCTTAATGCGGATTCGCTGGACACTGTCGAGCTCGTCATGGAATTTGAAGATGCTTTTGATACGAGCATTCCTGATGAAGAAGCTGAGAAGATCCAGACGGTTGGAGCGGCTATTGACTATATCGTTAAGGTCGCCAACGAGAACGAATAACTAAACTATAGAATCTCATGAGCAGACGTCGAGTAGTAATAACAGGTTTGGGCTGTGTAACGTCGCTGGCTTCATCTTCGGATAAGCTTTTCGCCTCACTTTGTGAAGGCAAGAGCGGAATATCCAAGATCGAATGCTTCGACACCGCAGAATACCCCGTCAAGTTCGGTGGCGAAGTCAAGGACTTTGAGATCTCCGAATGGATAAGTACCCGCGAAGGCAGACGAATGGACCGTTTCACGCAGATGGCACTTGCCTCTGCTATTCAGGCTGTCGAAGACAGCGGGTTGAAGTTTGAGGGTGAAGACGCCGAACGGACCAGTGTGATCATCGGTTCGGGCATTGGAGGCCTCAAGGAGATCGAAGAGCAGCACATCAGATTGCTTGAAAAGGGACCGAGGAAGGTATCGCCCTTCTGTGTTCCGAAGCTGATGGGCAACGCAGCGAGCGGGTGTGTTTCTATACACTATGGGCTCAAGGGCCCGAACATGTGTGTGGTGACTGCATGTGCTTCTGCGGGTAATGCGATTGGTGAAGCTTTCTACAATGTTCTGTCCGGCCGAAGTGATATTTCGGTTACGGGCGGCAGTGAAGCAGCTCTTACGCCGATCGGTCTTGCTTCGTTCTGCTCTTTGAAATCGCTCAGTACGCGTAACGATGATCCGACCAATGCATCACGTCCGTTTGATAAGGATCGTGACGGTTTTGTGCTTTCCGAAGGTGCCGGCATCGTCGTCATCGAGGAATACGAGCACGCCAAAAAACGCGGTGCTGATATTTACTGCGAACTGCTTGGGTATGGCGCGACTGGTGACGCTCATCATATTACAGCACCTGAGCCGGAAGGTCTCGGAGCTGGTGAGGCTATGAAGCTGGCACTGAAGGACAGCGGTCTCAATCCCGGGCAGATCGACTATATCAACGCTCACGGGACAAGTACGCAGTTGAATGATGTCGCTGAAAGCAAGGCTATTCGTAAGGTTTTCGGTGACGACGCTTACAATTTGGCTGTCAGTTCTACTAAGAGCTGTCTTGGTCACCTGCTGGGTGCCAGCGGCGGTGTTGAGCTGATCGCGACATCCAAGGCGATCAAGGAAAGTGTGATACCTCCTACTGCGAACCTTGAAAACGTCGATCCGGAATGTGACGTCAAAATGGACTTTGTGCCAAAGGATGCTCGAGAGAAGGAAGTCAACTACGCGATGAGTAATTCGCTTGGTTTCGGCGGACATAACTGCAGTCTGGTAGTCGGCAAGGTGTGATTAGTTTCCGAGCCTAAAGTTTTTCAGAGCCCCGCTTCGTCGGGGCTTTTTTTAGGTTCATCACGGAATACCGGGGAATGCTGCTCTTATTCTCAGGAAGAAATATTCATCGTCTCGGTAGCCGTATGCCTGTCGCTTGATGGTTTTGATCTTGTTATTGATCCCCTCCAGCAGTGACGTATGCAGCGGCCATCTGCTGTGTGCGATGATTCCGGCGGCGTATTTGCTCAGCCTTTTGGCAAACTTCATCAGCGGCTCAATCCCGCTTTGCATGGCTCGATCGAGCCACTGACCCCAGCACGATTCGGCGGCCTTGCGATCGCTCAGATTCCACAGCAGCTTGAGATCGTCCTTCATCACATAGGTCGTCATCAGCGATTCGTTGGCTGCCAGCAGCTCATCGAGGCGAACCAGATCCTCGGGCTTTTCGATGTTCTCACGATTGCGAAGCAGCAGCCATCGCGAACCCTTGATCACCCTGCGAGCGGGCTTGTCGTCTCTCAGCCGATTGGCCTGATCGACCCTGACCCGATCGATAACTTCACGGCCGTACTTGGCCACGACATGGAACAGATCATAAACTATTTCAGCCTGCGGACAATGCAGCTGAACCTCCTGCTCGAAGCTGGCGTTCATGTCCATCGCTACTGCTTTGATGTCTTTGCAGCGGTCGCCGAGCATTTCGAAGAATGGCCTGATAGAGGCTCTCGAACGCCCTCGTCCCACCCAGAGCACTTTCTTGCAGGTCGGGTCGATGATGACCGTTGCATATCTGTGGCCCTTTTGAATGGCAAATTCATCCATCGCCAGCAGCTCGACATTTGACAGGTCGACAGGGCCGAGCTTCTTCTTGAGATGACGCTTGTGGATGTCCTTGACGGTCGACCAGGACAGCGAAAAATACTCAGACACATGCTTTATGCTCATCACATCACACAGCCGGGCGACCGATTCTACCAGCCGGGTGGTGTGGCGGCTGTAACGGTCCAGCCAGGAGATTCGTTCAAGCTTCGGCCCGCATCTGGGGCACAGCAGACGCCTTCGGTGAACGAGCAGGTGGGTAGTCTTGTCGAAGACCGGCAGATCGCGGATCCAACGCTGGACGGTCTCGTGAACGCTGCTGCATTCCTGGCCGCAGCCGTCACAGGTTCCGAATCCATTTTCCGGGATCAATTCGACCCAGAATTCACGGCCTTTCTTAGCAGGCCCAACAGTTCCAACACGATATCCTTCCCATTGGCCGAGTTTTTTGATAAGATGTTGTCCAGTCAACGGCAGTCTCCTTTGAGCTAATAGTCGGGTAACTAAAAGCTACAAAGTACTGCCGTTGATGTCTATTTCCCCGATATTCCGTGATGAACCTTATTTTTTAAGGTATGCCGCCTAATACTTTCAACAAAAAAAATCAATACCGCAGAAAAACCACACAAGAATAAAGCTATATAAGCAAGATAACTTCCGATAAGAAGGGTAAACGCCTCTTTGAAAGAGAAGAGATGCCATGTAGCATAAGTACATAACAAAGCAACAAAAAGACAGCACCATACTACTATTGAAAAATCTGAAATTGCTGTTTTTTTCATCTTTGTACCTTCCAGTTCTATCAAAGATATTATGGCAAATTTCTACGGATGTCATCTTCCAATCGGTCTCCCCAGGCATCACCGGCTCCACTGTCAATATCCCTAATACTTTCCTCGTCTTCTCGTTCCCAAAATCTCCCTTGATTAGCATAGAAATTACCCGCAAGACGCATACCTATCCAACCGCCATAACCTAAGTGATACACTCCTGCATAACCTGCAATGTAATTTCCAAATTCATTTGCACTCATAACCTTTCCATCGACAATGAATGTGTCATTAAGACGGCCATTGCCAGAAAAATCATATTTCCCATTGGTAGCATGCTACGATGGGTGCCAAGGGAAAGCTCTTACCTCAGCTAATATCTCTTCGGTCTCTGCTTCATCATGATCTTTTCCACACAACCCCCACGGATCCACAAAGTTAAGCGGATTATTTCCGACGTATGTGTACATATTCATGCCGTCGGCGTAGCCTATGGGGTCGGGCTGGAGGAATCGGCCGAGGGTTGGGCTGTACATGCGGGCGCGGTAGTAGTACAGGCCGGTCTCGGGATCGTAGCGTCTGCCGGTGTACATGTAGGGGTTGCCGTATGCTGAGCTTGAAAGTGTAACATCGTCCCCGTCACCCCAGATGCCATTGACCGGCGAATGGATAGTGGTCACACCGAACGCATCGTAGGAGTACTTTTCGACGATGCTGCCGCTGGAATTTGAAAGAGCAACCACGCTGCCGAGTCCATCGTAGTGGTACCAGTAGTATACCGCCAAACCGGACACAGTCAAGGTATATTGTGCCTATTTGCCGTAATCACGCTTACTCTTCTCGACAAAACGAT comes from the Anaerohalosphaera lusitana genome and includes:
- the fabD gene encoding ACP S-malonyltransferase, translating into MKTAFLFPGQGAQFVGMGKDLAEEFEVCASVFEKANSIVGYDLRDICFNGPDEKLNSTTVSQPAIFTMSAAILELLKTLPETKDIKPDVTAGLSLGEYTALYAAGVISFEDGLKLVQKRGNAMQEAADATDGSMVSIIGLEPEKVDELCEEAAQGELLKGANYNCPGQVVVSGAKGACERALGLAEKYGAMKAVELKVAGAFHTEMMAPAGDKLKDALDSCDVNEPADTKVIANVTADYYSDSQSIRSGLVNQLVKPILWQKCMEKLLGEGVEEFYEIGPGRVLTGLMRRIHRKTRVKNISKAEAVKDLQAKLSGK
- the fabG gene encoding 3-oxoacyl-[acyl-carrier-protein] reductase — its product is MSDKRLAVVTGAARGIGRAIVMELLNQGHDVVGLDINTEQLAELEKASGEAGYQVKTAAVDITDTAKLTETLTQIDKDGGGIGILVNNAGITRDKLMMQMDEDDYDILMSVNLRAAFMATKAVLRSMIRNKFGRIINISSVAGVMGQAGSANYAASKSGLIGMSKSIAREVGKKGVTANCIAPGFIQTEMTEVLADAVKKAAMQAIPMKKLGKPEDIAKTVAFLASDDAGYITGQVLCVDGGMAM
- the acpP gene encoding acyl carrier protein: MDVAQIEAKVIEIVSEQMGVDKSEVTRDTSFINDLNADSLDTVELVMEFEDAFDTSIPDEEAEKIQTVGAAIDYIVKVANENE
- the fabF gene encoding beta-ketoacyl-ACP synthase II — encoded protein: MSRRRVVITGLGCVTSLASSSDKLFASLCEGKSGISKIECFDTAEYPVKFGGEVKDFEISEWISTREGRRMDRFTQMALASAIQAVEDSGLKFEGEDAERTSVIIGSGIGGLKEIEEQHIRLLEKGPRKVSPFCVPKLMGNAASGCVSIHYGLKGPNMCVVTACASAGNAIGEAFYNVLSGRSDISVTGGSEAALTPIGLASFCSLKSLSTRNDDPTNASRPFDKDRDGFVLSEGAGIVVIEEYEHAKKRGADIYCELLGYGATGDAHHITAPEPEGLGAGEAMKLALKDSGLNPGQIDYINAHGTSTQLNDVAESKAIRKVFGDDAYNLAVSSTKSCLGHLLGASGGVELIATSKAIKESVIPPTANLENVDPECDVKMDFVPKDAREKEVNYAMSNSLGFGGHNCSLVVGKV
- a CDS encoding ISL3 family transposase, producing the protein MTGQHLIKKLGQWEGYRVGTVGPAKKGREFWVELIPENGFGTCDGCGQECSSVHETVQRWIRDLPVFDKTTHLLVHRRRLLCPRCGPKLERISWLDRYSRHTTRLVESVARLCDVMSIKHVSEYFSLSWSTVKDIHKRHLKKKLGPVDLSNVELLAMDEFAIQKGHRYATVIIDPTCKKVLWVGRGRSRASIRPFFEMLGDRCKDIKAVAMDMNASFEQEVQLHCPQAEIVYDLFHVVAKYGREVIDRVRVDQANRLRDDKPARRVIKGSRWLLLRNRENIEKPEDLVRLDELLAANESLMTTYVMKDDLKLLWNLSDRKAAESCWGQWLDRAMQSGIEPLMKFAKRLSKYAAGIIAHSRWPLHTSLLEGINNKIKTIKRQAYGYRDDEYFFLRIRAAFPGIP
- a CDS encoding RHS repeat-associated core domain-containing protein, which gives rise to MAVYYWYHYDGLGSVVALSNSSGSIVEKYSYDAFGVTTIHSPVNGIWGDGDDVTLSSSAYGNPYMYTGRRYDPETGLYYYRARMYSPTLGRFLQPDPIGYADGMNMYTYVGNNPLNFVDPWGLCGKDHDEAETEEILAEVRAFPWHPS